The window TATAATTATCCAGAAACCGGAATCGTCGCTTATGGACTCGTATGGGATTTCCTCCTCTTCGAGGGCCGTTATAATCCTCAGCCTGTTTTCGACCGTCTTCTTCTTTCCTTCAGCGTTTCCCTTCTCCCATTCGGGGTCGTCCTTTGCCATTTGTGCACAGATCATATCCCGGACTTCCCCGTTTCCGAAGCCGCCGCCGATAAATGTAGCACCGCCGGGCTTTAACACACGCAGAATCTCATGAAAAGCCGCTTTCAGATCGTTCCAGAAAAAGATGGAGCCGCGGCTTACGATAAGGTCTGCATACAAGTCCTCAAACGGCATTTTTTCAACGTTTCCGTGGACATAGCGGCACCTGTTTTCAAGACCTGCCTCAGAAATGTTTTTCTTCGCAAAAGCACCTGAATATTCCGACAGTTCAAGTAGGTCTATATCAAGGCCCGTTGTTTTTGCAAGCGATATCGCAAGCATTCCCGGGCCTGCACCGGCATCTATGCACTTTCCTTCCTGGACTTTCAGGGTTTTTACGATTTTTTCTGCAATTGCCGGATATGCCGGGGCAAAGAGTCCCTTTGAAACTTTGTCCATCGCTTCGGCCTTTTCCTTATCTTTATTGTTATCCTGTGAAGACATCCGTAATCAAAAACCTCTTTTTACTCTATTTAAGTATACTTAGTGTACTTTTCTTATTTTCCCTTTTCACAGGTAATGCTTTTGATGTTTTTCCCCGGGAATTCAATAAAACATTTCGCATATGAAAATATTCTGTCTGAAGAAAACAGAATTGTTTATGAAATTATCGTACATAACAGGAATACAGGAAAACTAAAAAAATGGTTGACGCCGTCTCGTTTACTTCAATGCTTGAGTACCTTGCAAGGGCCCTTATCCTTGTCTGTACAGGAATTATCCTTGTAAATATAATAGGAGAGACCGGCATCTTCAAAAAGATACAGAAAATCAGCAGGCCTTTGTGCAGGGTATCCGGTCTTTCGGAGGGGGCGGCGATATCCGTCCTTTCGATGACAGTGAACTCGACCGCCGGAAAGGCGATGCTTGCCGAGTACTACAGAAACGGGAGGGTGAAAAAGGAGGAGATTGTCCCGTCTCTCCTCATAGGGACCTTTCCGACGGTCTTAGGCGAATCCCTGTTTCGCGTTCAGCTCCCGACTGCAATTATTCTCGTAGGCCCTGTTGCAGGCCTCATATACACGCTGTTCAACTTTTTTTCCACATTTATCCAGGCTTTTTTTGCTATACTGTACAACCACATCTTCCTTAGGGAAAAAACGTATGAAACACAGGTAACGGGGGATGAAAAAAATACTGAAAGTCCTCACGGCAAAAAAACGAGGATAACCAGGCAGAACCTAAAGGACGGGGTCAGAAAATCGGTTCCGAGCCTGAAAAAAATCGTCCCGATAACGACTGCTGCAATGCTTATATTCTACATCCTTTCGGTTGCAGGGCTTATGGACTACATCGCAATGGCGTTCAGCCCGGTCTTAAACCTAATAAATCTGCCCGGGGAGGCGTCAGCTGCGCTTGTTGCGCAGTTCATGCATTTTTCCGCAGGGTATGCAATTGTAGGTTCACTTATACAGACAGGTGTTTTAGACCTTGAGCAGGCCCTTGTAACACTCATCCTCGGAAGCATGGTCGTAATTACAATGATCTACATCAAATACACGTTTCCGATGTATATCGCCCTGTTCGGAAAGGAAGGCCTTGTAATAACCTATAAGACCTACGCGATAAGCATGGCGGCAAAAGTTTTCTGCATCGCGATAGTCATGGTGATTTTTTAATGCACGTAAAAAAGTAATCAGTCGTCCCAGACCCATTCATCGTCAAAGTCAAGTTCACCGGGATTATGCGGCTTTTTTTTGGGCGGCTCTTTTTTCTCTTCATGATAATGCCTGCACGGCAGTTTCACGATATATTCGATTATCCTGTACATCCACAGGTATGGTCCGGCAAATCCGGCACTGATTATCTGCGTCGAAAACTGCCTCTGGTCCCATACGGCCATTACAGATTTTGCATTGTATGCAAGGCCAACCACAACCAAAAAACCGTATAAAATAATTATTGGTCCGGTCCAGGACAAATAATCAAAAAATGCGTCTTTATAGATAAGGTGCACAACGTATACCAGAAAAATCTCCAGAATAATATAAGTCACAATAAACATTTTTGCCCACATGGGCATTCTGCACCAGAAAACCAGTATTTTGGAATGTTTTCCCATAAAGAATATTTTTTATCGTTATCTTTTGTTCTCAAAACAAACAGCCCTGCCTGACTTACCCGGCATAGCCATATGGCATAAAAAATCTAAGTAAAGGGCAGGATAATTTATTTAAACGCCCCGAAAACACCATAAATTCTGTTCTTATAGGGCATGACCACCTTAAAACCGGCACCCGTGCACCTCTTCGAAAAATCATGAAACATATCGATGTAACCGTAGTTGCCCTTTCTTTTGGTTACCATTGAACCGGCTTCCGAAGGGTTTAGCCCTGCATTTATCATCGCATAATGCCACCATTTCATGTTAAGGTCCTCCTCGAAAGAGTCCTTCCCGGTGAAAACGTCCCCGTTTATGAAAATGCCGTCGTCTTTAAGGGAAGAATATATCTTTTTCAGAAGCGCGTCCTTGTCGCCTTTGGGGATGTGGTGCATGCAAAGAGTCGTTACGACCACATCAAAGAGACCTTCCTTCCACACTTCGCGAAAGTCCCCTTCAATCAGTTCAACTTCCTTAAGGTCAGGCTTATTTCCCGCGACGTCAAGCATTCCCTTCGAAAGGTCTATGCAGACTATTTCTGCACCGCTGTTTTTCTTAAGCATCATCGACGTGAAAAATCCGGTGCCGCTTCCGAGTTCAAGTATGCGGATGTCTTTTCTTTCAGGAATAAACGAAAGAACGGAACCGTAAAAATCTACGTAGCACGGGACAATACGCTTTATAGTCTCTTCATATTCGTTTTCTATACCTTCAAAATGCTCTTTCCCTTTATCCATCATAAAAACACCTCAAAAATTGTTTAATTTAAATATTTCAGTTAAATCTTCTCTTAAAAATAACCAGCGTGGAAAGTACTCCCGTTAAAGCAAGAATTCCGGAAAAACCGGGGGACTTTGTCGCTGTACTCACGGGCCGTGTCTGCGCTGAAGTTACGGAACCGTTTCCGGCAGGAACGCTTCCGGGATTTACAAGATTCTTGTTGTATGCAAGAACGTCAGGTATTGAGTCGACACCGTCTATAGAGCGGGGGAAGTTTGTAAATACGACTCTTTTTGAGTTGTAGCCAAGGTCCGTAAGTGCCTCCTCAACACCTTTTGCAATCTCGCCTGACTGCATGTTTTCTACGACATATGAGACATCCCTGTAGTCATTGGGGTTTTCATTTATACTGTCGACAAGTTTTGCTGCGGTATAGTTTCCTCCCATATAGAAATCTGGGGCGAATATGTCAACGATATCAAGGCCGAGCCAGTTTTGTGCAGCGTCCTTCTGCCAGATCATAACGACGGCCTTCTGGCCGGGAATTGTGTTCTTTTCCTCCTGTGTCAGGTTTCCCTTTTCATAGATTTCCTTTATGTAGTCCTCAAGATTTGCGTCGTAATAGTCCTTGTGTTCAGGGTCAGCCTCAACAAGCCAGGACTCTGTCTCCTCCGCAAGGGCTTTCGCTTTGTCAGGGGTGTTCCATGACATATCGGGGTCTTTAAGCGTTGTCCATTTTATCTTCCCGAAACCGTTTGCCTCCATGAACTTGTCAAGATAAGGCATGACATACTCCTTGTCAACCGAACTGTTGTGGGCGACGAACATGTCCGCCGACTCAATAAAGTCCATCTGCATCTGTATTCTGTTCGGGATAATGTCTCCCTGCATATGCGGGCAGATTGCAGGGTCGGCGATGTAGGTCACATTGACGTATTCCCCGCCTATGCTCTGGAGAGGGTCCCAGAGAACGCTTGTCGTCGAAACTATGTTCAGTGCGCTGCAGGACGGCGCAAAAACAAGCAGAACGACCAGAAGTCCGAAAAAAACAGCTTTAAAGTTCATAGTAATACATATTTTAAATAATGTATTAATTTTTTCTATATGAAATTCTTCTCTTGCGAGACAATATTACAGACGCCACAAATACTATGCTGAACATAATTGCCGTAAGAGGACCTACGGGAAGTGAGTATTCAAGACCGGCAACGGCTCCGGAGACGCTTATAACCGAAGCAACGACAGGCGCCATTATAAAAAGCCCTTTTACGTTGAACATAAACTGGTAGGCTATTGCGGCAGGTGTTATGAGCCATACGTAGAGCAGAAGACCTCCTACAATATTAAGGCTCAGAGACACCGTGAACGCTATCATAAAAAGAAGTGCATAATATATCGGTTTTACGTTGATACCGGCCGCTTCCGCAATTTTTTTGTCGAATATTATAGCCGATATCTCCTTGTAGAATATTGCAACGAAAAGGACTGCTGCAAGGGATATCAGTGCAAGTGCATAGATGTCCTCCCTGTAAAGAGAGACCACATCCCCGAAAAGAAGGGAGCTTGCGCTGAAACCCTTTCCTATATACTGCATATAGGCTATGAAAAATACGGCTACAGCCATCAGCATCCCAAAAAGCACCCCCAGTATGGTGTCTTCGGGCATCTTGGCACGGTCAGAAAGGGGCCCTATGAGTACCGCTATAAGAAGACTCAATGCTATTGCCGAAACCCTTGAGTCGAAACCGAAAAACATACCGACGGCTGCACCTGCAAACGCTGCATGCGCCATTGTAAAACCTATGGACGATATTTTCAGCTGCGTTATTATAACACCGAGGACACTGCACGCAATAGATGCAAAGAGCATGGCCTCGACTGCATGGCATACTATGTTGTTCGGGATTATGA of the Methanomicrobium sp. W14 genome contains:
- a CDS encoding class I SAM-dependent methyltransferase; protein product: MMDKGKEHFEGIENEYEETIKRIVPCYVDFYGSVLSFIPERKDIRILELGSGTGFFTSMMLKKNSGAEIVCIDLSKGMLDVAGNKPDLKEVELIEGDFREVWKEGLFDVVVTTLCMHHIPKGDKDALLKKIYSSLKDDGIFINGDVFTGKDSFEEDLNMKWWHYAMINAGLNPSEAGSMVTKRKGNYGYIDMFHDFSKRCTGAGFKVVMPYKNRIYGVFGAFK
- a CDS encoding nucleoside recognition domain-containing protein, producing the protein MVDAVSFTSMLEYLARALILVCTGIILVNIIGETGIFKKIQKISRPLCRVSGLSEGAAISVLSMTVNSTAGKAMLAEYYRNGRVKKEEIVPSLLIGTFPTVLGESLFRVQLPTAIILVGPVAGLIYTLFNFFSTFIQAFFAILYNHIFLREKTYETQVTGDEKNTESPHGKKTRITRQNLKDGVRKSVPSLKKIVPITTAAMLIFYILSVAGLMDYIAMAFSPVLNLINLPGEASAALVAQFMHFSAGYAIVGSLIQTGVLDLEQALVTLILGSMVVITMIYIKYTFPMYIALFGKEGLVITYKTYAISMAAKVFCIAIVMVIF
- a CDS encoding metal ABC transporter permease, with product MLEFIIPNNIVCHAVEAMLFASIACSVLGVIITQLKISSIGFTMAHAAFAGAAVGMFFGFDSRVSAIALSLLIAVLIGPLSDRAKMPEDTILGVLFGMLMAVAVFFIAYMQYIGKGFSASSLLFGDVVSLYREDIYALALISLAAVLFVAIFYKEISAIIFDKKIAEAAGINVKPIYYALLFMIAFTVSLSLNIVGGLLLYVWLITPAAIAYQFMFNVKGLFIMAPVVASVISVSGAVAGLEYSLPVGPLTAIMFSIVFVASVILSRKRRISYRKN
- a CDS encoding class I SAM-dependent methyltransferase, whose translation is MSSQDNNKDKEKAEAMDKVSKGLFAPAYPAIAEKIVKTLKVQEGKCIDAGAGPGMLAISLAKTTGLDIDLLELSEYSGAFAKKNISEAGLENRCRYVHGNVEKMPFEDLYADLIVSRGSIFFWNDLKAAFHEILRVLKPGGATFIGGGFGNGEVRDMICAQMAKDDPEWEKGNAEGKKKTVENRLRIITALEEEEIPYESISDDSGFWIIIKK
- a CDS encoding metal ABC transporter substrate-binding protein, coding for MNFKAVFFGLLVVLLVFAPSCSALNIVSTTSVLWDPLQSIGGEYVNVTYIADPAICPHMQGDIIPNRIQMQMDFIESADMFVAHNSSVDKEYVMPYLDKFMEANGFGKIKWTTLKDPDMSWNTPDKAKALAEETESWLVEADPEHKDYYDANLEDYIKEIYEKGNLTQEEKNTIPGQKAVVMIWQKDAAQNWLGLDIVDIFAPDFYMGGNYTAAKLVDSINENPNDYRDVSYVVENMQSGEIAKGVEEALTDLGYNSKRVVFTNFPRSIDGVDSIPDVLAYNKNLVNPGSVPAGNGSVTSAQTRPVSTATKSPGFSGILALTGVLSTLVIFKRRFN